A stretch of Spirochaeta cellobiosiphila DSM 17781 DNA encodes these proteins:
- a CDS encoding IS4 family transposase, whose translation MSHQNTTFSQLLQFIPRHDFVKLIKKYKGDFHSKGFSCWNQFTAMLFAQLSGQKGLRGIEKGLEVNSSKLYHMGLSKVKRSTLSYANKNRDSKIYEELFYLLLNKLHNDRHKHKFRFKNPLYSIDATTIDLCLNMFPWASFRKKKGGIKLHVKLNHSGYIPSVLTMTDAKEHEVNQLTQMKVQSGDSVVFDRGYNNFKIFSNYCARGIYFVTRLKSNSVFDILEDYDVDHYENINCDQDIQMTGYSTYKDCRKL comes from the coding sequence ATGAGCCATCAGAATACCACTTTTTCACAACTTCTTCAATTTATTCCAAGACATGATTTTGTTAAGTTAATTAAAAAGTATAAAGGAGACTTTCACTCCAAAGGATTTAGCTGTTGGAATCAATTTACTGCAATGCTGTTTGCTCAGCTTTCAGGACAAAAAGGACTTAGGGGTATTGAAAAAGGATTAGAAGTCAATAGTAGCAAGCTCTATCATATGGGATTATCCAAAGTCAAAAGATCTACACTATCCTATGCTAATAAGAACCGTGATTCTAAAATCTATGAAGAACTTTTTTATCTATTATTAAATAAACTACATAATGACCGTCACAAACATAAGTTTCGATTCAAGAATCCTCTCTATAGTATTGATGCAACCACGATAGACTTATGCTTGAATATGTTTCCTTGGGCTTCCTTTAGAAAAAAGAAAGGAGGGATTAAACTCCATGTCAAACTCAATCACTCTGGATATATTCCTTCTGTTCTAACCATGACAGATGCTAAAGAACATGAAGTAAATCAGTTAACACAAATGAAGGTTCAATCCGGTGACAGTGTAGTATTTGATAGAGGCTACAATAACTTTAAGATCTTTTCAAACTATTGTGCTAGAGGTATTTATTTTGTGACTAGGTTAAAATCCAATTCAGTCTTTGACATACTTGAAGACTATGATGTTGATCATTATGAAAATATAAATTGTGATCAGGATATACAAATGACTGGATATTCTACCTATAAGGATTGCAGAAAGTTATGA
- a CDS encoding DNA-binding domain-containing protein — MINYYLHQNKLGTAKEGSLFIARVKPNLHVNHDDMIGLMANKNTTVSRQDIVVVMDLLKEVLEEQLVLGNTVSTNIGRFYVSLGGGFASTSDEYDSTKHSLRIKAKPNTQLVSTVQGKSSVTRVRYNPVTPVIDTIYDMTSQSFSSDLGAGSLIELRGNLFKGEDSDKAGVFFVNSDTDVVTKISSVYRTLPSSILLSIPEDLEAGNYKVEVRTMSGSVLRTGSYYDEVTVM; from the coding sequence ATGATTAATTACTATCTACACCAAAACAAACTAGGAACAGCAAAAGAGGGTAGCCTCTTCATCGCACGAGTTAAACCAAACCTTCATGTTAACCATGATGATATGATTGGCTTGATGGCAAATAAGAACACCACCGTATCCCGACAGGACATAGTGGTTGTTATGGATCTACTAAAGGAAGTGTTAGAAGAACAATTAGTATTAGGGAATACGGTTAGTACGAACATTGGACGCTTTTATGTATCCCTGGGAGGAGGCTTTGCTTCTACTTCCGATGAATATGATTCTACGAAACATAGCCTTCGGATAAAAGCTAAACCTAACACCCAATTAGTGAGTACCGTACAAGGTAAGAGTAGCGTTACCAGAGTTCGCTATAATCCTGTGACTCCTGTTATCGATACGATCTATGATATGACAAGCCAGAGCTTTAGCTCTGATCTAGGAGCAGGATCTCTTATTGAACTTAGGGGTAACTTATTTAAGGGTGAAGATTCTGATAAGGCAGGTGTGTTCTTTGTTAATTCTGATACGGATGTTGTGACTAAGATCAGCTCTGTTTATAGGACGTTGCCTTCTAGTATTTTGCTTTCCATTCCTGAGGATTTGGAAGCGGGGAATTACAAGGTTGAGGTTCGGACTATGTCGGGATCTGTGTTGAGAACTGGATCTTATTATGATGAAGTGACTGTTATGTAG